In one window of Henckelia pumila isolate YLH828 chromosome 1, ASM3356847v2, whole genome shotgun sequence DNA:
- the LOC140874455 gene encoding transcription factor TCP3-like, which translates to MKDSFSRNHRKSPSLRALNPGGAAGYILGQHQFFSQRGTLQSRNTPSVRAWIDPIADADHNQHPPITPVDTSSMSSIGFASGEEGGFPEFHVPSRIQEKQFGYS; encoded by the exons ATGAAGGACTCATTTTCAAGAAACCACCGCAAG TCGCCGAGTCTTAGAGCTTTGAATCCGGGTGGAGCTGCAGGATACATATTAGGCCAACACCAGTTTTTTTCACAAAGGGGAACCCTTCAGTCCAGAAACACTCCTTCGGTTCGTGCTTGGATTGATCCAATTGCAGATGCTGATCATAATCAGCACCCACCAATTACGCCTGTGGATACATCATCAATGTCCAGCATTGGATTCGCCTCTGGAGAAGAAGGTGGATTCCCAGAGTTTCACGTTCCTTCACGAATTCAAGAGAAGCAATTTGGCTACTCTTAA